A window of Halichoerus grypus chromosome 15, mHalGry1.hap1.1, whole genome shotgun sequence genomic DNA:
CTGAGATGGTTCTTTTCCGCCTCTACTAGTAAGTTTTTACTAATCTTAAAATGTGTAAAGGTCTACGTCTGCTCCTTTCTGAATAACTCCCTCATCACCAGGGCAGGATCATCACTCCCTCCTTGCACTCCCGGCACATAGTTGGCTTCAGTGGGTGAACGTGTGGGACTGACTAAAGCCCCAGGTTTCCCCAGCCCCCTGGCGCCTCAAACCCCAGTAAGGTGACAAGTGACAGTatcttcccctccctcttggACCCAGAACTCAGAACAAAGCAAAGCTGCTGTCCTGGGTCAGCCACTCACTGAAAATCAAGAGGACCATGTAGAAGGTACTTTATTGAGGAGATTAGGAGTatccccagcccagcctcagcCCCCTCAGTACAGTCTCATGGGTGGAAAGGACCAGGCCTCTGGACTGCTCTGGGCCACCACCCAGGAGAGACTGGGcagtggggcaggggggctggggctCCAGTCCAGGGCAGAGGTTCTGGGCAACAAGGGTGATGGTGGCTGAGGCACGGGCTGTTGGGGCCCGACCCCCCAGGGCCGTGGAGGGGGCGGTGTGGCTACCAGCCAGATGCTTTTCAGCAGGTCAAAGGCTGTTGGGGGGCCCCAGGCTGCCCCGGATGGCGAAGGCAACAAGGGCAAGGGGGGTGGCCAGGGACCTTTCGGCGGTGCCAGGCTCACCCCGTGCACCATGGGAGTGCTGGAGGTGTGAGGCATGGCAAAGGTGAGCTCCTTTGTCCTCTGttgcctcctctgcctcccctcccctggggccGGCTCAGGGCTGTTGATCCAGGAGGGTGTCATCCTTCGGCTTTCAGGGCCCCCAGGCTTGGTCCCTGGCACAAAGGAAAAAAGCATGGGGGACAGCTGAGCCAGAGCAGACAAGGGGAAGGGGAGTACAGGGAGCAGGAGGTAGGCTCACCTGGTAAGGGTGGCTGGCAGCCACGGAGCACCACGGTGAGGTCGGGCACACAGCCATGGCAGGCCTGTAAGGTGCCCACAATGGCATCCCTGGCTTCTTGCACTAGGTTCCTCCTGGGGAAGGCCTGTGGCAGAATCAGCTGGCACTGCAGCTCCTCCAGCAGCTGCCCCCAGCCAGGGAGCTCTGGGGGACTGGGTGGGCCTGGGCCGGAGCCTCTAGGCACCTGGTTCTCCTTGCCCCTTGGCTGCGGGGCTGGTTCTTGGGCACGCCTTGGGCTCGGGGAGGGTTTGGTGGgcagtgaaggggtgcctggctccAGGGACTCACAGCTAAGCAGCCGTGCCACATCCAGAGATTTCACCTCGTGGTTGAAGAGACCCCGGTGCTCCCGGCTCAGCCGGCCCTGGGTTATGACCACAAGCTTGGAAGCAGTAGGGGCCACAGAGGGATCCTGACTGGTCACAGGAGGATCCTGACGGGTCAATGGCCGGCGGCTGCCCATCAGGGCCTTGTTGCGCTCCCGCCTGGTCTTCCGACGGCGGACACGACCAGGTTTCTCAGGCCGCTGGAAAGGCTGGGGGGCTGGCCCTCGGGGGTCCATAGTGTCCTGGAAGAGAAAGCTAGGATGGTTAACCGTATGCAGGTAAGTCAGGGACTAAGAGTGAATGGTGAGAAGAGGAGATGGTTTCGGGTGAGGTGGAAATACTATTTACAGAGACGAGATGGGAGTAAGGTAGTGGGGAGGGAACGACTGGCAAAGGCTTGGTCAGGGAAGGACTCATAGGGGTCGGGTGGGGTCAAGGGAGTCATGATCAATGGGAAGATTTGTCAGGGAATAAACAAAGGGCTACAGGGTACAGGGTCGAGAGGAAACAGCTAGAAGATGGGGGATGGGGACGGGATCATGAGACCACAGGGATCTGGTGAACCAGAAAGGGATTGTGGACAGAGGAGAAATCCAGGGATAGAGGAGGTATTGGAGAATGCAgaaagagagggcagagggagaaaggcaggagagaaaCGGCAGAAAAGAAGCTGGAGAGGCTGAGAAGACCTCGGGAAAGCAGAAAGGGCGACGGCGGAGCTACCAGGAACTGGGGCCTAGTCACGGGAGCGAGGTGGCCTAGGGTAGGAGCCCAGGCAAGGGTGGGCAGTTGAGGTTAGGGAGGGGGGGTACGGTTGGTGGGGGCAGGGCGTGGAGCACCTCACCTTCTCCTGGACCAACGAACCCcgccccacacccaccccacgTGGCTGTGGGGTGCAGTGGCTTCTTTTCCGCGGTAACCCTAGCTCACGACGGACCGGGGTCTCTTCCGGGCCTCACGCTGGGCCTCCTGCGCACAACGCGCATGCGTGTGTCCCTCCCACGCCCTTCGGCTTCCTGCTCCCGTGAGGCGGGCACGAGGCACAGACTGCCGGTTATAGTCCCGCCCATTCCAGCCTTACTTTCAGAAACCTCTCTCATTTGTCCTTAGACCCCTCCCGCCCACCAATTGGCTGTGAGGCACACTGGGGCCCGCCCCCTTCCTGAATGCTGATTGGTTTAGATGTCTAATAGCGGACTTTCTCTCTGGAAGGTGCGATGAGACGAGGCACAAGGGGGAAAAGGGCCATCATAGTCTCCGTTTGCAGCCGGTCCCCAGACAATCAGTGTAGAGTCGTCATTCGGAAGTTGGATCTGGTGTTAAGACTACCCAGGTTCAAATGCCCAAACTTGCATAttttagttgtgtgaccttggacaagtgtgTAACTGCTGagaccctcagtttcctaatttgtaaaatggagttGGTAGTAGTACGTCCTTCATGTGGTGGCTGTAAGTATGAAATGAGCCAATATACCTAACCTGAAACAGCGCTTGATTTGAATGAGATGAATGCCTCAAAGCTGTTTCTCGCTAAGCTGTGCTTCCAGAAGTGCTTCTCTACCTTTTCCAATTGATCTATCTACACTCAGTccctcagacttttttttttttaagatgtatttatctatttgagagagagctagcatgagcaaggggaggggcaggagagggagagagaatcctcaagcaggctccctgctgagtgcggagcccaatgtagggcttgatcccaggaccctgagagcatgacctgagctgaaatcaagagtcggcagcttaactgactgagccacccaggcgccatgcCCCCTCCTCAACCTTTAAAATCAAGCTATGGCCAGAGTATTCCCCATGCcctaataagatatatatatatatatatatatgtatatatatatatacatacatatatatatatatacatacatatatatataaagatttttgtttatttatttatttgacagagagacaatgagagagggaacacaagcagggggagtaggagagggagaagcagactccccgctgaacaaggagcccgatgcggggctccatcccaggaccctgggatcatgacctgagccgaaagcagatgcttaacgactgagtcacccaggcaccccccccccataaGCTATATTCCCTGTGTAATACTGCTTACCCAGTCTTCCTGATTTTTCAAAGCCTAACTCAAATACTACTGGGAAACCCCTCACCCTCAGagtccttctcttcctcctcctctactTCTCTTAATCACAGCCTCGATCCTTCTCTCAGCTCTGTGTCTGTCTGATCTGTCTTCCCCAACACGCTGGGACAAGGCCAGGATCTGACccattcatttaatattcattcaaGTTCTTGTGAGCAGCGATGGTACCTGGTACTATGAGTCAGGCCCTGTTCCAGGCCAGTGGATGGAGGCAAAACATTAACATGATAAATAAGACTGTCTCAGTATCAACCTACCCAGAAAGAATGAATAGATGGGCAGGTCCCATCTGGGAGTAGAGCTTCAGGAATATAACCAGGAAGTTTAGGGGGtagaggacccccccccccaccacctggTCCCTGAGAACAGGAAGAGCTGGGAAGACTTGAGATTTGAGATTAATATGGGGTGTTGGGGGGCGACCTTAGGTGGCCTTGGCTATGGATGTAGGTTTCAGAGCCCAGACACACCTGTGGGTTTAGGGAGGGGAATGGAGGCCACGGATCTGCAAGATGAGCTGGGCGGGAGGGGCGCCAGGCTGGACCTAGGCCTTGAAGCATCTCgagtttcctttctctttctgcacATTCTGCTGCCCTCTTTGCAGCTGCCTGTGATGTATGTAATGCAAAGCTATGTAGTTTAGATCTTATGCCACAAACACTGGTGCTTTTGAGaggggggctgaggtgggggcaCGAGCAGGTAAGGTCACTAAAGTCCTGGTGCTGCCTTAGCctgaggcttaacaactgaggctctatttttcacattttgccatcttccttttttctccccacgTCAGTAGAAAATGGGAGCGTCCCCTCCTAGCCAGGTGCGTGCGAGCCACCCCCTCAAGGGATCCAGGAATGGACTCCTCCACTCActcccgtcccccccccccacgtgaatgagacacacacacagctggcGATCACACACACACCTGGTGAACCCGTCCCTCCACtcactcctctccccccaccacgtgaatgagacacacacacagctggtaatcacacacacacacacacacacacacacacacctggtgATCCCGTCCGCACATTTCTCGCCCTATAGCAAATGGTTTCTCCCCCACCAGAAAAGGCTCTagattcccctcccccactctcggCCTTTCAGGTAGTTCGCCCCTCCCCCTGACACCGATGTGGtcgtttctccctcccccacggGTGCTGGATGGTCTCGCCTCTCCgtccccaggtgccccagtgcgcTAGCGGCCGCcgcccgagagagagagagagaggcccgggagagaggagagagagagagagagagagagagagagagagagagagagagagagagaggcccgGGCGGGAAGCGCTGGACGAGTCCACTGCGCGGCAGCCGCGGGGGAAGCATGTGTTCCCGATTCCGTCTCCCCTTCTAAGTGAAGGTTTCCGCTCCTGCAGAGGAGGCGGCGCCCGGGATCGGCCGTCGTCCCCGCCGGAGTGCGGGCGTCGGGACCGTCCATTGTTGccgggaagggaggggtgggcgTGGCGGAGCCACCTCCTTGGCCAACTCTCCCGGGTCGGCCTCGCTCGCCCATCCTGCAGGAGCTGCGGCGCCAAGATGAGCAGAGAGGAGAACCCAGCCAGCAAGCCCACGCCGGTGCAGGACGTGCAGGGCGACGGACGCTGGATGTCCCTGGTGAGCGACCCGGCCCGCGATACTCGGGAGTCCGGGAGGGGCCTCAGGAGAGCAGCTGTGTGGCGCGGCTCTCTGTACGCGATTAGGAAACCGGGCAGTCGGGGCGGTGCTGCCTAAGGAAGCGGAGCGGGGCGGGCCCAGGAGCGCGCGTGCCATTCACTGCCCCTTGTACGTCCCCAAAGCACCATCGGTTCGTGGCCGACAGCAAAGATAAGGAACCCGAAGTGGTCTTCATCGGGGACTCCTTGGTCCAGCTAATGCACCAGTGCGAGGTGAGGCCCGTCCccgtccccctgccccacccGGGCCTCTGCCCTCACTGACACACCTGGATCAGACCCCAGCCCAGACAGAGTATGAGGTTCCCCGAAGTAGCCTCAGGCAGCACCCCACGCCCCAAATCTTGGTGTAAGGGGCAACATTGTACTGAGAAGGAACTGTGTGACCGATCTTTGTCAGATT
This region includes:
- the PRR19 gene encoding proline-rich protein 19 yields the protein MDPRGPAPQPFQRPEKPGRVRRRKTRRERNKALMGSRRPLTRQDPPVTSQDPSVAPTASKLVVITQGRLSREHRGLFNHEVKSLDVARLLSCESLEPGTPSLPTKPSPSPRRAQEPAPQPRGKENQVPRGSGPGPPSPPELPGWGQLLEELQCQLILPQAFPRRNLVQEARDAIVGTLQACHGCVPDLTVVLRGCQPPLPGTKPGGPESRRMTPSWINSPEPAPGEGRQRRQQRTKELTFAMPHTSSTPMVHGVSLAPPKGPWPPPLPLLPSPSGAAWGPPTAFDLLKSIWLVATPPPPRPWGVGPQQPVPQPPSPLLPRTSALDWSPSPPAPLPSLSWVVAQSSPEAWSFPPMRLY